One segment of Nostoc piscinale CENA21 DNA contains the following:
- the mfd gene encoding transcription-repair coupling factor — protein MAFSSIVRALARSPLTTELLSKLNRQQDLRLNGIPRLPKGLVASALAQNSGRNLFVVCATLEEAGRAYAQLEAMGWSTVHFYPTSEASPYEPFDPETEMTWGQMQVLADLVKGQESTVNGQNKTIAVVATTGALQPHLPPPEAFTPLSLTLTKGMEFDLNTFSTKITTLGYERVPLVETEGQWSRRGDIVDVFPVSSELPVRLEWFGDEIEQIREFDPSTQRSALDKINQVVLTPTSFTPIILDALKDNAEFQVLKEELNTDSELETEETGILEGSRRFLGLAFEKPASILDYLPENTLIAIDEPEQCHAHSDRWVENAEEQWSLGTGELDLGSLQLPKIHRSFDDCLAEVTQFPTVYLSEIAEENNGINLASRSVPVTPHQFGKLAETLRQERDRNFSIWLISAQPSRSVSLLQEHDCPAQFIPNPRDYQAIEKQQINHVPVALKYSGLAELEGFILPTYRLVVVTDREFYGQHSLATPGYIRKRRKAASKQVDPNKLRPGDYVVHRSHGIGKFVKLESLTINDETRDYIVVQYADGLLRVAADQVGSLSRFRATGDKPPELHKMTGKAWDNTKNRVRKAIKKLAVDLLKLYAARSQQQGYAYPQDMPWQEEMEDSFPYQPTTDQLKAVQDVKRDMESDRPMDRLVCGDVGFGKTEVAIRAIFKAVTAGKQVALLAPTTILTQQHYHTLKERFAPYPVNVGLLNRFRTAEERRNIQKRLATGELDIVVGTHQLLGKGVSFRDLGLLVVDEEQRFGVNQKEKIKSLKTQVDVLTLSATPIPRTLYMSLSGIREMSLITTPPPTRRPIQTHLSPLNPETVRSAIRQELDRGGQVFYVVPRVEGIEETTAKLREMIPGGRFAIAHGQMDESELESTMLTFSNGDADILVCTTIIESGLDIPRVNTILIEDAHRFGLSQLYQLRGRVGRAGIQAHAWLFYPKQRTLSDAARQRLRAIQEFTQLGSGYQLAMRDMEIRGVGNLLGAEQSGQMDAIGFDLYMEMLEEAIREIRGQEIPQVDDTQIDLNLTAFIPADYIPDIDQKMSAYRAVAAAKSKDELTQIAAEWSDRYGTLPVPANQLLRVMELKQVAKKLGFSRIKPENKQHVILETPMEEPAWNLLAANLPEHLKTRFVYSPGKVTVRGLAVMKADQQLQSLIDAMGRMQGAIAEAAVV, from the coding sequence ATGGCATTTTCTTCGATTGTGCGTGCCTTGGCGCGATCGCCACTCACCACAGAACTACTTTCTAAGCTCAATCGGCAACAAGATTTACGCTTAAATGGTATTCCCCGTCTACCCAAGGGCTTGGTAGCATCGGCACTAGCACAAAATTCAGGAAGGAATTTATTTGTTGTTTGTGCAACGCTGGAGGAAGCCGGACGCGCCTACGCTCAATTAGAGGCGATGGGCTGGTCAACAGTACATTTCTACCCAACTTCCGAAGCATCTCCTTACGAACCTTTTGACCCCGAAACTGAAATGACCTGGGGACAAATGCAGGTTTTGGCAGATTTGGTCAAGGGTCAAGAGTCAACAGTTAATGGTCAAAATAAAACCATAGCGGTGGTTGCTACTACGGGAGCTTTACAGCCGCATTTGCCGCCACCAGAGGCTTTTACACCTCTAAGTCTAACCTTGACCAAAGGAATGGAATTTGACCTGAATACCTTCAGTACCAAAATTACAACCTTGGGTTACGAGCGAGTACCTTTAGTTGAAACAGAAGGGCAATGGAGTCGACGTGGTGATATTGTTGATGTTTTCCCTGTTTCTTCAGAATTGCCAGTACGCTTAGAGTGGTTTGGCGACGAAATCGAGCAGATTAGAGAATTTGACCCGTCAACTCAGCGTTCTGCTCTTGACAAAATTAACCAAGTCGTGCTTACACCGACGAGCTTCACTCCGATCATCCTGGATGCACTTAAGGATAATGCTGAGTTCCAAGTTTTGAAAGAGGAGTTAAATACTGACTCAGAACTTGAGACTGAAGAAACAGGGATTTTAGAAGGAAGTCGGCGGTTTTTGGGGCTGGCGTTTGAAAAACCCGCATCGATTTTAGATTATTTACCTGAAAATACTTTAATTGCTATTGATGAACCAGAACAGTGTCATGCCCATAGCGATCGCTGGGTGGAAAATGCCGAGGAACAATGGTCGCTAGGGACTGGGGAATTAGATTTAGGTTCTCTACAATTACCGAAAATCCATCGGTCGTTTGATGATTGTCTGGCGGAAGTTACCCAATTTCCAACTGTTTATTTATCGGAAATTGCCGAAGAAAACAACGGGATTAATTTAGCGAGTCGGTCTGTACCAGTTACACCGCATCAGTTTGGTAAACTTGCCGAGACGCTAAGACAAGAACGCGATCGCAATTTCTCGATCTGGCTAATTTCCGCCCAACCTTCCCGTTCTGTCTCTCTATTACAAGAACACGACTGTCCGGCGCAGTTTATCCCCAACCCGCGCGACTACCAAGCAATTGAAAAGCAGCAAATCAATCATGTACCAGTCGCCTTAAAATATTCGGGCTTGGCGGAACTGGAAGGATTTATTCTGCCGACTTACCGCTTGGTAGTTGTCACCGACCGCGAATTTTACGGTCAGCACTCCCTCGCCACGCCAGGATATATCCGCAAGCGGCGTAAGGCTGCTTCTAAGCAAGTTGACCCGAATAAACTGCGTCCGGGAGATTATGTAGTTCACAGAAGCCACGGGATTGGTAAATTTGTCAAGCTGGAAAGTTTGACGATTAACGATGAAACCCGTGATTATATCGTCGTGCAGTACGCTGATGGGCTTTTACGGGTAGCGGCTGACCAAGTTGGTTCTTTGTCAAGGTTCCGCGCCACAGGCGATAAACCCCCAGAACTGCACAAAATGACTGGGAAGGCTTGGGACAATACCAAGAACCGCGTCCGCAAAGCTATTAAGAAATTAGCAGTAGACTTGCTGAAATTGTATGCAGCGCGATCGCAGCAACAAGGTTACGCCTATCCTCAAGATATGCCTTGGCAAGAGGAAATGGAAGATTCCTTCCCTTACCAACCTACCACCGACCAGCTTAAAGCTGTCCAAGATGTCAAACGCGACATGGAAAGCGATCGCCCAATGGATCGGTTAGTTTGTGGTGACGTTGGTTTCGGCAAAACTGAAGTTGCAATCCGCGCGATTTTTAAAGCTGTGACGGCTGGTAAACAAGTCGCACTCTTAGCACCTACAACTATCCTCACCCAGCAACACTACCACACCCTCAAAGAACGATTTGCACCTTATCCTGTGAATGTCGGCTTACTCAACCGCTTCCGTACTGCTGAAGAACGTCGCAATATTCAAAAGCGATTAGCAACAGGTGAGTTAGATATCGTCGTGGGTACACACCAACTTTTAGGTAAAGGCGTATCATTCCGCGACTTAGGCTTGTTGGTTGTGGATGAAGAACAAAGATTTGGTGTGAACCAAAAAGAGAAAATCAAATCTTTGAAAACTCAGGTTGATGTACTAACACTTTCCGCCACACCCATTCCCCGAACCTTGTATATGTCCTTATCTGGTATTCGGGAAATGAGTTTGATTACCACACCACCCCCAACCCGCCGACCAATTCAAACTCACCTTTCACCCCTGAATCCCGAAACAGTCCGCAGTGCAATTCGTCAAGAACTAGACCGAGGCGGACAGGTGTTTTATGTAGTTCCGCGAGTTGAAGGGATTGAAGAAACTACAGCCAAATTGCGCGAGATGATACCGGGAGGGAGATTTGCGATCGCTCACGGGCAGATGGACGAAAGCGAGTTAGAATCAACCATGCTCACCTTCAGCAATGGTGACGCAGATATCTTGGTATGTACAACAATTATTGAATCTGGGTTAGATATTCCCCGTGTTAACACCATCCTAATCGAAGACGCGCACCGTTTTGGACTATCGCAACTATATCAATTACGCGGTCGTGTTGGACGTGCAGGTATTCAAGCCCATGCCTGGTTATTCTATCCCAAGCAGCGCACCTTATCTGATGCGGCGCGGCAAAGGTTACGGGCAATACAAGAATTTACCCAACTCGGTTCCGGGTATCAACTAGCAATGCGCGACATGGAAATCCGAGGCGTGGGTAACTTGCTAGGTGCAGAACAATCCGGTCAAATGGATGCGATCGGTTTTGACTTGTACATGGAAATGTTAGAAGAGGCGATTCGAGAAATTCGCGGTCAAGAAATTCCCCAAGTTGATGATACGCAAATTGACCTCAACCTCACCGCATTTATTCCCGCCGATTACATTCCAGATATTGATCAAAAGATGAGTGCTTACCGTGCGGTGGCTGCGGCGAAATCGAAAGATGAACTAACGCAGATTGCTGCTGAATGGAGCGATCGCTATGGTACTTTACCCGTCCCCGCCAATCAACTTTTGCGCGTCATGGAACTGAAACAAGTAGCGAAAAAATTAGGATTTAGCCGCATCAAACCAGAGAACAAACAACACGTAATTTTAGAAACACCAATGGAAGAACCTGCATGGAATTTACTTGCAGCAAACTTACCAGAACATCTCAAAACACGCTTTGTTTACTCTCCTGGTAAAGTCACAGTCCGCGGTTTAGCTGTAATGAAAGCCGACCAACAATTGCAAAGTTTGATTGATGCAATGGGGAGAATGCAGGGAGCGATCGCAGAGGCTGCTGTTGTTTAA
- a CDS encoding DUF433 domain-containing protein, producing the protein MSNLLSRITINPKQCGGRPCIRGMRIRVSDVLDLFAAGLNAEQILEEMPDLEADDLKAALLYASRKLNHPVLVA; encoded by the coding sequence ATGTCAAACTTACTGAGCAGAATTACAATTAATCCCAAACAATGCGGCGGTCGCCCATGTATTCGAGGTATGAGAATTAGGGTGTCAGATGTATTAGACTTGTTTGCTGCTGGACTTAATGCAGAACAAATATTAGAAGAAATGCCTGATCTAGAAGCAGATGACCTCAAAGCAGCACTACTATATGCTTCGCGGAAGCTGAATCATCCAGTGTTAGTAGCATGA
- a CDS encoding DUF5615 family PIN-like protein: MTIWIDAHLSPAIATWISNTFGITALALRDVGLRDAEDLEIFEAAKTQGVIFVTKDSDFVDLVERLGTPPQIIWLTCGNTSNSRLQEILIATLPKALELLRTGEKLVEISGE, translated from the coding sequence ATGACAATCTGGATAGATGCACATTTATCGCCTGCAATTGCAACTTGGATCAGCAACACTTTTGGTATAACAGCTTTAGCTTTACGCGATGTTGGTCTGAGAGATGCTGAAGACCTTGAGATTTTTGAGGCAGCAAAAACTCAAGGAGTTATCTTTGTAACTAAAGATAGCGACTTTGTTGACTTGGTTGAGCGTCTGGGAACACCACCGCAAATTATCTGGTTGACGTGCGGAAATACATCAAATTCTCGGTTACAAGAGATTTTAATTGCTACTTTACCAAAAGCATTAGAGCTTTTACGAACAGGTGAAAAGTTAGTAGAAATCAGTGGAGAATAG
- a CDS encoding Uma2 family endonuclease, with amino-acid sequence MVQTTAKNLTLEEFLKLPETKPASEYIDAQIIQKPMPQGEHSTIQGELIITINGVTKPQKIARAFPELRCTFAGRAIVPDVSVFLWERIPRNENGGVANVFALAPDWIIEILSPEQSQSKVIAKILHSLKHGTQMGWLIDPSERVVFVYFSNQPPELFDKPEQLLPVPYFASELQLTVGDLFGWLLE; translated from the coding sequence ATGGTACAGACAACAGCCAAAAATTTGACATTAGAGGAGTTTCTCAAACTACCAGAAACTAAACCTGCCAGTGAATACATTGATGCTCAAATTATTCAGAAACCTATGCCACAGGGTGAACACAGCACAATTCAAGGTGAACTAATCATCACCATCAATGGAGTTACGAAACCGCAGAAAATTGCACGAGCATTTCCAGAGTTGCGCTGCACTTTTGCTGGACGTGCGATCGTTCCAGATGTATCTGTGTTCCTGTGGGAGAGAATTCCGCGAAATGAGAACGGAGGTGTGGCAAATGTTTTTGCACTAGCTCCCGATTGGATAATTGAAATCCTTTCTCCTGAGCAAAGCCAAAGTAAGGTCATTGCTAAAATATTGCATTCCTTGAAGCATGGAACTCAAATGGGTTGGTTGATTGACCCAAGTGAAAGAGTAGTATTTGTTTATTTCTCAAACCAGCCACCAGAGTTATTTGATAAGCCAGAGCAGTTACTTCCTGTTCCATATTTTGCAAGTGAGTTACAGCTTACGGTCGGTGATTTATTCGGTTGGTTATTGGAATAA
- a CDS encoding Shedu immune nuclease family protein gives MSDIAIEFQELLNRNDVTEQNCQDFIEKNTELFYTPFLLNHHIHFSSIISKFPLDTSLVTDFVYLTKSSDFWYVVLVELEHPHKELFRNDQNKIVPTSAMTEAMSQIHSWQEFIAKNKNEILRRLNPLIIPIPLRHNPIFFKYLLVIGRNEQKSVNQGMRDRLASLCNDDILICTYDSLITYYKHSPKFKKKCS, from the coding sequence ATGTCTGATATTGCTATCGAATTTCAGGAACTATTGAACCGAAATGACGTGACAGAGCAAAACTGCCAAGATTTTATTGAGAAAAATACTGAATTGTTTTACACACCATTTCTTCTGAACCATCATATTCATTTCAGTTCAATCATATCTAAATTTCCTTTAGACACATCCTTAGTGACTGATTTTGTTTACTTAACAAAGTCTTCAGATTTTTGGTATGTTGTTTTAGTCGAGCTAGAACATCCACATAAAGAACTCTTCCGAAATGACCAAAATAAGATTGTGCCGACTTCGGCAATGACTGAAGCAATGTCACAAATTCATTCTTGGCAAGAGTTTATAGCTAAAAATAAAAATGAAATTTTAAGACGACTGAATCCCCTTATTATACCTATACCTCTTCGGCATAATCCTATTTTTTTTAAATACTTATTAGTGATTGGTAGAAATGAACAAAAATCTGTAAATCAGGGGATGAGGGATAGATTAGCTAGTCTTTGTAATGATGATATTCTTATATGCACATACGACAGCTTAATTACCTACTACAAACATAGCCCTAAATTTAAAAAAAAATGTTCTTAA
- a CDS encoding stage II sporulation protein M: MNIQRWITRREPNWQRLDALLKQVEKKGLKSARAGEIRELASLYRSVAADLARAQTQQIGQTLIQSLQILTTRGYTQIYQGSRRQEWRAALEFYRWGLPLVVQQTFPYIALATGLFLLGGVVGWWYAWQDPTFMSLVVPQRLISQVRDEHKLWMGSIVGVEPLASSSIMINNLSVSFGAVAGGITAGFYTTYLMVFNGLLIGAVGTLVGQNNLAYPFWAFVFPHGALELPAIFFAGGAGLLLARAILFPGKYRRGDALKFYSFQAAQLVFGIVPMLIIAGTIEGFFSPNPNVPDPIKYLVGLGLFVFLVLYCNRKRS; encoded by the coding sequence ATGAATATTCAAAGATGGATTACCCGCAGAGAACCAAATTGGCAGCGTTTGGATGCTTTATTAAAGCAAGTAGAAAAAAAAGGACTTAAATCTGCACGCGCTGGGGAAATTAGGGAATTAGCCAGTTTATATCGTTCAGTGGCGGCTGATTTAGCCCGCGCCCAGACACAACAAATTGGTCAGACTTTAATCCAAAGTTTGCAAATTTTAACAACTCGCGGTTACACGCAGATTTACCAAGGTTCACGACGACAAGAATGGCGGGCGGCGTTGGAATTTTACCGTTGGGGTTTACCATTGGTTGTACAGCAGACATTTCCCTATATTGCTTTGGCTACAGGTTTGTTTTTGCTGGGGGGAGTGGTTGGTTGGTGGTATGCTTGGCAAGACCCAACCTTTATGTCATTGGTAGTGCCACAACGCTTAATTTCTCAGGTACGAGATGAGCATAAATTATGGATGGGGTCGATTGTGGGAGTTGAACCGTTAGCATCCAGCAGCATTATGATTAATAATCTTTCGGTGTCGTTTGGTGCGGTTGCAGGTGGAATTACGGCGGGATTCTACACAACTTATTTAATGGTATTTAATGGTTTATTAATTGGTGCTGTTGGTACTTTAGTCGGTCAAAATAATTTAGCTTATCCTTTTTGGGCGTTTGTTTTTCCTCATGGGGCTTTGGAATTGCCAGCGATATTTTTTGCTGGTGGTGCAGGTTTATTATTAGCTAGAGCAATTTTATTTCCTGGTAAATATCGCCGTGGTGATGCGTTAAAGTTCTATAGTTTCCAAGCGGCACAATTAGTTTTTGGGATTGTACCTATGTTAATTATTGCTGGTACAATAGAAGGCTTTTTTTCGCCTAATCCCAATGTCCCAGACCCAATTAAATATCTTGTGGGACTAGGATTATTTGTATTTTTGGTGTTGTATTGTAATCGCAAGCGTAGTTAG
- a CDS encoding NAD-binding protein, producing MKPRIIVCGLGRTGYKIFRLLRQQGALVVGIHHKPIPGECSSDIIIGNLHAAATLMAAGIHQAHTLVITASEDTLNLSIMMQARVLNPRIRIINRFYNTNLGERLDQTLPEHLSMSVVGLAAPLFTFAALGNQAIGQIKLFDHTWPVQEEYIDENHPWLGRNLSDLWEEPARILIYYLPVQGEMNLIDAVLSGKELQVGDRIIVATQPRIRSTRRSLIKKVLKVCTSLRQFQQHGQSIVVGALVLIAIIAIATLTYMSTELSLSVVDALYFSVGMITGAGGNDKVVENAPNSVKLFTIVIMLIGAVVIGIWYAMLTDFVLGSRFKQFWDAARIPQRHHYIVCGLSGIGSKIVQQLHTSGYEVIVIETDSNNKYVNSVRRLGIPVIQGDASFRTILQTSNVTAAAAVLAVTNNDATNLEIALKTKGLAPKIPVIVHYADPDFARMAQQVFDFEAVLSPAELAAPAFAAAALGGRILGNGITADKLWVAFATLITASHPFCGQLVKEIAISADFVPLYVESNSQRIQGWELLTTQLDEGDILYLTMPANRLYQLWREDRVSQTS from the coding sequence ATGAAACCTCGAATCATTGTTTGTGGCTTAGGGCGTACGGGATATAAAATCTTTCGTCTGCTGAGACAGCAGGGAGCATTGGTTGTTGGTATTCATCACAAACCAATTCCCGGCGAATGTTCATCAGATATTATTATTGGTAATTTACACGCGGCGGCGACTTTGATGGCGGCGGGAATTCATCAAGCACATACTTTAGTAATTACAGCTTCGGAAGACACCTTAAATTTATCAATTATGATGCAAGCGCGAGTGTTGAATCCGCGCATTCGTATTATCAACCGTTTTTATAATACAAACTTGGGTGAAAGACTGGATCAAACCCTCCCAGAACATTTAAGTATGAGTGTTGTGGGATTAGCCGCACCATTATTTACCTTTGCGGCTTTAGGAAATCAAGCTATAGGACAAATTAAATTATTTGACCACACTTGGCCTGTTCAAGAAGAATATATTGATGAAAATCATCCTTGGTTGGGGCGGAATTTAAGTGATTTGTGGGAAGAACCCGCAAGAATATTAATTTATTACCTACCCGTACAAGGAGAGATGAATTTAATTGATGCAGTGCTATCGGGAAAAGAATTACAAGTAGGCGATCGCATAATTGTCGCAACTCAACCGCGCATTCGTTCTACCCGCAGATCGTTAATTAAAAAAGTCTTAAAAGTTTGCACCAGTCTGCGTCAGTTTCAGCAACATGGACAATCAATTGTCGTTGGTGCGCTAGTGTTAATAGCAATTATAGCAATTGCCACACTCACATATATGTCTACAGAATTGAGTTTATCTGTAGTCGATGCCTTGTATTTTTCTGTGGGGATGATTACTGGCGCAGGCGGTAATGATAAAGTTGTTGAAAATGCGCCCAACAGCGTCAAATTATTCACCATTGTAATTATGCTGATTGGTGCAGTGGTGATTGGTATTTGGTATGCGATGCTCACTGATTTTGTGTTAGGTAGCCGCTTTAAACAATTTTGGGACGCAGCCAGAATTCCCCAACGCCATCATTATATTGTCTGCGGTTTAAGTGGTATTGGCAGCAAAATTGTCCAGCAACTTCATACCAGTGGCTATGAAGTCATTGTGATTGAAACTGACTCAAATAATAAATATGTCAACTCGGTGCGGCGGTTAGGAATTCCAGTAATTCAAGGTGATGCAAGTTTCCGCACCATTTTACAAACCAGTAACGTAACTGCGGCGGCGGCGGTATTAGCTGTCACTAACAACGATGCAACTAACTTAGAAATTGCCCTTAAAACCAAAGGTTTAGCCCCAAAAATTCCTGTAATTGTCCATTATGCTGACCCCGATTTTGCTAGGATGGCGCAACAAGTCTTTGATTTTGAAGCCGTTCTCAGTCCCGCAGAACTAGCCGCGCCAGCCTTTGCCGCCGCTGCTTTAGGGGGACGCATTCTCGGTAATGGCATCACCGCCGATAAATTATGGGTAGCCTTTGCCACATTAATTACAGCATCACATCCTTTTTGCGGTCAATTGGTTAAAGAAATTGCCATATCTGCTGACTTTGTACCGTTATATGTAGAAAGCAACAGTCAACGTATCCAAGGTTGGGAATTACTCACAACACAACTAGACGAGGGAGATATTCTATATTTAACAATGCCAGCAAATCGTTTATATCAACTATGGCGGGAAGATAGAGTATCGCAGACAAGTTAA
- the ylqF gene encoding ribosome biogenesis GTPase YlqF, whose amino-acid sequence MSLTNNYKLNLIQWYPGHIAKAEKNLKEQLKLVDVVLEVRDARIPLATHHPQISEWVGSKTRILVLNRLDMITPQVRSLWTDWFKSQGEVPYFTNAQHGQGVTAVAKAAQAAGVELNQRRRDRGMLPRPVRAVVIGFPNVGKSALINRLLGRRVVESAARPGVTRNLRWVRISDQLELLDAPGVIPSRLENQAAALKLAICDDIGQASYDNQLVASAFIDFLNEIHITANHLLPESPFKLRYELDSSTYTGESYLEALAERRYNGDVERAARQIFTDYRKGLLGTIPLELPPNL is encoded by the coding sequence ATGTCTCTCACAAACAACTACAAATTAAACTTGATCCAATGGTATCCGGGTCATATTGCTAAGGCAGAAAAGAATCTCAAAGAACAGCTAAAGCTGGTAGATGTGGTGTTAGAAGTCCGCGATGCGAGGATTCCTTTAGCGACACACCACCCGCAAATCAGTGAATGGGTGGGAAGCAAAACGCGGATTTTGGTATTGAACCGCTTAGATATGATTACGCCCCAAGTGCGATCGCTATGGACAGATTGGTTTAAAAGTCAAGGAGAAGTGCCTTATTTTACCAATGCTCAACATGGTCAAGGTGTGACGGCTGTAGCTAAAGCCGCCCAAGCTGCGGGTGTGGAACTGAATCAACGCAGACGCGATCGCGGTATGTTACCTCGTCCTGTCCGGGCTGTGGTGATTGGTTTTCCTAACGTTGGTAAATCAGCCTTAATTAACCGTCTTTTGGGACGACGTGTAGTGGAAAGTGCGGCGCGTCCAGGTGTCACACGTAACTTACGCTGGGTACGTATATCTGATCAATTAGAATTACTTGATGCTCCTGGTGTGATTCCTTCCCGTTTAGAAAATCAAGCCGCAGCTTTGAAACTGGCAATTTGTGACGATATTGGACAAGCATCTTATGATAATCAACTCGTCGCATCAGCCTTCATAGATTTTCTGAATGAAATTCATATAACAGCAAATCATTTATTACCAGAATCCCCGTTCAAGTTACGCTACGAACTCGACTCGTCTACCTACACAGGAGAATCATACCTAGAAGCTTTGGCAGAACGTCGTTACAACGGTGATGTGGAACGTGCGGCGAGACAAATTTTCACAGATTATCGCAAGGGTTTATTAGGGACAATTCCTCTGGAATTACCACCTAACTTATAA
- a CDS encoding glyoxalase/bleomycin resistance/dioxygenase family protein produces MVLRYTEVLVAIATVNLEEVVNFYTQLLSEKPSNVIPNVYAEFQLTSLRLGIFQPQQSHESEFTHSTKSKISLCFEVSNLEVAIAHLTNLGYPPPGEISIASHGREIYAYDPEGNRLILHEAKEVNSH; encoded by the coding sequence ATGGTTTTGCGATATACTGAAGTTCTTGTGGCGATCGCCACAGTTAATTTAGAAGAAGTAGTAAATTTCTATACACAATTGTTAAGTGAAAAACCGAGTAATGTGATTCCCAATGTTTATGCAGAGTTTCAACTAACAAGTTTACGTTTGGGAATTTTTCAACCCCAACAGAGTCATGAGTCAGAATTTACCCACTCAACTAAAAGTAAAATAAGTTTGTGCTTTGAGGTGAGTAATTTAGAAGTTGCGATCGCTCATCTCACCAATTTAGGCTATCCTCCACCCGGCGAAATCTCCATCGCTTCCCACGGACGAGAAATCTATGCTTACGATCCTGAAGGTAATCGCCTAATTCTGCATGAAGCTAAGGAAGTCAATAGTCATTAG